In Rosa chinensis cultivar Old Blush chromosome 1, RchiOBHm-V2, whole genome shotgun sequence, a genomic segment contains:
- the LOC112181566 gene encoding uncharacterized protein PB1E7.01c — MSSNTTETKKEKKGPPQIVKLNKALALAEKWVSNMSKLPAEDESFETQSRPARLGLGAKVPRASTFVPSDDPLERKLYYKLNAQKRKAAKIAEELAPAAADGDDDDEDNEDSRTRAFEKKKRAANPLSPPLGKKKRRK; from the exons ATGAGCTCCAACACAACCGAgacgaagaaggagaagaagggtCCTCCTCAAATTGTTAAATTGAATAAAGCTTTGGCTTTG GCCGAAAAATGGGTGAGTAACATGAGTAAACTGCCAGCAGAAGATGAGTCTTTTGAGACACAGAGTCGACCTGCTAG GCTTGGACTAGGTGCTAAAGTTCCCCGTGCATCCACATTTGTGCCTTCAGATGATCCCCTTGAAAGAAAGTTATATTACAAGTTGAATGCTCAAAAGAGAAAAGCTGCCAAAATTGCAGAGGAGTTAGCACCAGCTGCTGCAGATGGTGATGATGACGATGAAGATAATGAAGACAGCAGAACCCGTGcgtttgagaagaaaaagagagcaGCTAATCCACTGAGCCCACCTttagggaaaaagaaaaggagaaaatgA
- the LOC112181567 gene encoding uncharacterized protein LOC112181567 isoform X2: MAKKSQRRSVRYEKDQLGCMWGLINIFDFRHGRPTWKLISDRRHGSKQAFGTGSPRNRFGVLSGLDENFQGTLESDVDATVTVAGDECKPSVKKLMEEEMSSEQDMRKEISTDVVSNQTDASHTRKDQKRTKKTRKKSRDMDTYDLNGSETLEPGCSCNQKQEHKSRSNRGIDEIMEEVCCQIHQKYINSVNHDLNGETPVRSNYKHSDFEEKLCVTIKEFMNQKFTDGKHLTEDQKIQHFRELMDALETLSSDEELFLKLLQDPNSLLAKYVLNLQDSQIEKDKESKAVAESNSTGKLEDSKQPEELVIRKQRKFFRRKSKPQERDPAEGNENFEASKRIVILKPGPTVLRDSETESNKIPESHYIVRSKGPNEKIGSHFFLSEIKRKLKNAMGKQQHGESAIGNSNRLPYGHQSVEDGDRGIVKEKFGSSPSKDHFYMERIAKPSGAIKKADKSGKLKESEMNMKHEDPGIPNQRVSNIYIEAKKHLSEMLSNGDASVDFVGQHFPKTLGRILSLPEYNVSPRGSPGRDSELGFVTAQMRLSPRDRVWKANENAGSPKQDKNVSPLGQVAQNLENRLSVSDNNTDCEAQPPNSLPRTSVDLKDNCSPSEAEETHVTIKDKMNPEGDMEIAKEIEIVAEEEESVLDAPSEPSGDEIEIVDDQSGNEIEIVDDKRYSECWQRDSYEESPGPSASLASPSSSPTTKYVEGMDIAIGIPERPSPVSVLDSLFSEDEISPSKSISQSELPIQPLRIIFEDHDSSAIDEANNAKTCTEDKELISDFVKAVMQASGFNWDDFCMKWLSSDQLIEPSLCDDVEFCPNPLCYDQKLLFDCINEVLVEVCGRYYGCFPWVSSVKPIRPVPDMKTAIHEVWVEVHWHLSPLPLPHTLDQIVTKDLSRTGAWMDLRFDTETIGVDMGEAILQDLIEEIILSYADESPKSEDAIVSDELKLTESILNL, from the exons GTACTGGGTCTCCAAGGAACAGGTTCGGGGTGTTGAGTGGTTTGGATGAGAACTTTCAAGGCACCCTT GAGAGCGATGTGGACGCAACAGTAACGGTGGCAGGCGATGAATGTAAGCCTAGTGTGAAGAAACTTATGGAAGAAGAAATGTCCAGTGAGCAGGACATGAGGAAAGAGATCAGCACTGATGTGGTGAGTAACCAGACTGATGCAAGCCATACCAGAAAGGatcaaaaaagaacaaagaagacTCGTAAGAAAAGCCGGGACATGGACACCTATGATTTGAATGGTTCTGAGACTTTGGAGCCTGGATGCTCATGTAATCAGAAACAAGAGCATAAATCTAGAAGTAACCGTGGCATAGATGAGATAATGGAAGAGGTATGCTGCCAGATCCATCAAAAGTATATAAATAGTGTGAATCATGATCTGAATGGTGAGACTCCTGTCAGATCAAACTACAAGCATTCTGATTTTGAAGAGAAATTATGTGTGACAATCAAGGAGTTCATGAATCAGAAGTTTACTGATGGGAAGCATCTCACAGAAGATCAGAAAATCCAGCACTTTAGAGAACTAATGGATGCACTTGAGACCTTAAGTTCAGATGAGGAATTGTTTCTGAAACTCTTACAAGATCCAAACTCACTGCTGGCAAAGTATGTCTTGAACTTGCAGGATTCTCAAATAGAGAAAGATAAAGAATCCAAGGCTGTTGCAGAGTCCAACTCGACAGGGAAACTTGAGGATTCAAAACAACCTGAGGAGCTTGTCATCCGTAAACAGCGAAAATTTTTCAGGAGAAAGAGCAAGCCTCAAGAAAGAGACCCAGCTGAGGGCAATGAGAATTTTGAAGCTTCAAAGAGAATTGTCATTTTGAAGCCTGGGCCTACAGTTTTACGGGATTCTGAAACTGAAAGTAACAAGATCCCAGAGTCCCATTATATAGTAAGAAGTAAAGGGCCAAATGAAAAAATTGGCTCtcacttttttctttctgaaataAAGAGGAAACTGAAGAATGCTATGGGAAAGCAACAGCATGGGGAATCTGCTATTGGAAATTCAAACAGATTGCCCTATGGGCATCAAAGTGTGGAAGATGGTGACAGAGGAATTGTTAAGGAAAAGTTTGGAAGTTCTCCTAGTAAAGATCACTTCTACATGGAAAGAATTGCTAAACCTTCTGGTGCTATCAAGAAAGCAGACAAGAGTGGCAAATTGAAAGAATCTGAAATGAATATGAAACATGAAGATCCAGGTATTCCTAATCAAAGGGTATCTAACATCTACATTGAAGCCAAGAAACATCTCTCTGAGATGCTGAGCAATGGAGATGCAAGTGTAGATTTTGTGGGACAACATTTTCCCAAAACCTTGGGAAGGATTCTCTCTCTTCCTGAGTATAATGTGTCTCCTAGGGGCAGTCCCGGAAGGGACTCGGAGCTTGGGTTTGTTACTGCACAAATGAGATTATCTCCTCGCGACAGAGTTTGGAAGGCCAATGAGAATGCAGGGTCTCCTAAGCAAGATAAAAATGTCAGTCCTCTAGGTCAAGTAGCACAAAACTTAGAGAACAGGCTATCTGTTTCTGACAACAACACTGACTGTGAAGCACAGCCTCCTAATTCCCTACCACGCACCTCAGTTGATTTGAAGGACAACTGTTCTCCTAGTGAAGCAGAAGAAACCCATGTCACGATTAAAGACAAGATGAATCCTGAAG GTGATATGGAGATTGCAAAAGAGATTGAAATTGTagctgaggaagaagagagtGTACTGGATGCTCCTTCTGAACCGAGTGGCGATGAGATTGAAATTGTGGATGACCAAAGTGGCAATGAGATTGAAATTGTGGATGATAAAAGATATTCAGAATGCTGGCAACGG GATTCTTATGAAGAGAGTCCAGGGCCATCTGCTTCATTAGCATCCCCATCCAGCTCTCCAACCACCAAATATGTTGAAGGTATGGACATTGCCATTGGCATACCAGAGCGGCCAAGTCCTGTTTCAGTTCTTGATTCACTATTCTCAGAGGATGAGATCAGCCCTTCAAAAAGCATTTCTCAATCTG AGCTACCTATACAACCCCTACGGATCATATTTGAAGATCATGACTCTTCAGCCATAGATGAAGCTAACAATGCAAAAACTTGTACAGAAGACAAGGAACTAATATCAGATTTTGTAAAAGCAGTTATGCAAGCCTCCGGCTTCAACTGGGATGACTTCTGCATGAAGTGGCTTTCTTCAGACCAACTTATTGAACCATCATTGTGTGATGATGTAGAATTTTGTCCTAACCCGCTTTGCTATGACCAGAAGCTCCTTTTTGACTGTATCAATGAAGTTCTAGTGGAGGTTTGTGGGCGTTACTATGGTTGCTTCCCTTGGGTATCATCGGTGAAACCTATAAGGCCAGTGCCGGATATGAAGACTGCTATACATGAGGTTTGGGTAGAAGTACACTGGCATCTCAGTCCGCTTCCATTGCCTCATACTTTGGACCAGATAGTGACAAAGGACTTGTCAAGAACCGGAGCGTGGATGGACCTTCGATTTGATACTGAAACCATTGGTGTTGACATGGGTGAAGCCATTCTCCAAGACTTGATCGAAGAAATCATATTAAGCTATGCCGATGAAAGTCCCAAAAGTGAAGATGCTATAGTCTCTGATGAATTAAAGCTAACAGAGAGCATTCTCAACCTGTAA
- the LOC112181567 gene encoding uncharacterized protein LOC112181567 isoform X1, with product MAKKSQRRSVRYEKDQLGCMWGLINIFDFRHGRPTWKLISDRRHGSKQAFGTGSPRNRFGVLSGLDENFQGTLESDVDATVTVAGDECKPSVKKLMEEEMSSEQDMRKEISTDVVSNQTDASHTRKDQKRTKKTRKKSRDMDTYDLNGSETLEPGCSCNQKQEHKSRSNRGIDEIMEEVCCQIHQKYINSVNHDLNGETPVRSNYKHSDFEEKLCVTIKEFMNQKFTDGKHLTEDQKIQHFRELMDALETLSSDEELFLKLLQDPNSLLAKYVLNLQDSQIEKDKESKAVAESNSTGKLEDSKQPEELVIRKQRKFFRRKSKPQERDPAEGNENFEASKRIVILKPGPTVLRDSETESNKIPESHYIVRSKGPNEKIGSHFFLSEIKRKLKNAMGKQQHGESAIGNSNRLPYGHQSVEDGDRGIVKEKFGSSPSKDHFYMERIAKPSGAIKKADKSGKLKESEMNMKHEDPGIPNQRVSNIYIEAKKHLSEMLSNGDASVDFVGQHFPKTLGRILSLPEYNVSPRGSPGRDSELGFVTAQMRLSPRDRVWKANENAGSPKQDKNVSPLGQVAQNLENRLSVSDNNTDCEAQPPNSLPRTSVDLKDNCSPSEAEETHVTIKDKMNPEGDMEIAKEIEIVAEEEESVLDAPSEPSGDEIEIVDDQSGNEIEIVDDKRYSECWQRDSYEESPGPSASLASPSSSPTTKYVEGMDIAIGIPERPSPVSVLDSLFSEDEISPSKSISQSVELPIQPLRIIFEDHDSSAIDEANNAKTCTEDKELISDFVKAVMQASGFNWDDFCMKWLSSDQLIEPSLCDDVEFCPNPLCYDQKLLFDCINEVLVEVCGRYYGCFPWVSSVKPIRPVPDMKTAIHEVWVEVHWHLSPLPLPHTLDQIVTKDLSRTGAWMDLRFDTETIGVDMGEAILQDLIEEIILSYADESPKSEDAIVSDELKLTESILNL from the exons GTACTGGGTCTCCAAGGAACAGGTTCGGGGTGTTGAGTGGTTTGGATGAGAACTTTCAAGGCACCCTT GAGAGCGATGTGGACGCAACAGTAACGGTGGCAGGCGATGAATGTAAGCCTAGTGTGAAGAAACTTATGGAAGAAGAAATGTCCAGTGAGCAGGACATGAGGAAAGAGATCAGCACTGATGTGGTGAGTAACCAGACTGATGCAAGCCATACCAGAAAGGatcaaaaaagaacaaagaagacTCGTAAGAAAAGCCGGGACATGGACACCTATGATTTGAATGGTTCTGAGACTTTGGAGCCTGGATGCTCATGTAATCAGAAACAAGAGCATAAATCTAGAAGTAACCGTGGCATAGATGAGATAATGGAAGAGGTATGCTGCCAGATCCATCAAAAGTATATAAATAGTGTGAATCATGATCTGAATGGTGAGACTCCTGTCAGATCAAACTACAAGCATTCTGATTTTGAAGAGAAATTATGTGTGACAATCAAGGAGTTCATGAATCAGAAGTTTACTGATGGGAAGCATCTCACAGAAGATCAGAAAATCCAGCACTTTAGAGAACTAATGGATGCACTTGAGACCTTAAGTTCAGATGAGGAATTGTTTCTGAAACTCTTACAAGATCCAAACTCACTGCTGGCAAAGTATGTCTTGAACTTGCAGGATTCTCAAATAGAGAAAGATAAAGAATCCAAGGCTGTTGCAGAGTCCAACTCGACAGGGAAACTTGAGGATTCAAAACAACCTGAGGAGCTTGTCATCCGTAAACAGCGAAAATTTTTCAGGAGAAAGAGCAAGCCTCAAGAAAGAGACCCAGCTGAGGGCAATGAGAATTTTGAAGCTTCAAAGAGAATTGTCATTTTGAAGCCTGGGCCTACAGTTTTACGGGATTCTGAAACTGAAAGTAACAAGATCCCAGAGTCCCATTATATAGTAAGAAGTAAAGGGCCAAATGAAAAAATTGGCTCtcacttttttctttctgaaataAAGAGGAAACTGAAGAATGCTATGGGAAAGCAACAGCATGGGGAATCTGCTATTGGAAATTCAAACAGATTGCCCTATGGGCATCAAAGTGTGGAAGATGGTGACAGAGGAATTGTTAAGGAAAAGTTTGGAAGTTCTCCTAGTAAAGATCACTTCTACATGGAAAGAATTGCTAAACCTTCTGGTGCTATCAAGAAAGCAGACAAGAGTGGCAAATTGAAAGAATCTGAAATGAATATGAAACATGAAGATCCAGGTATTCCTAATCAAAGGGTATCTAACATCTACATTGAAGCCAAGAAACATCTCTCTGAGATGCTGAGCAATGGAGATGCAAGTGTAGATTTTGTGGGACAACATTTTCCCAAAACCTTGGGAAGGATTCTCTCTCTTCCTGAGTATAATGTGTCTCCTAGGGGCAGTCCCGGAAGGGACTCGGAGCTTGGGTTTGTTACTGCACAAATGAGATTATCTCCTCGCGACAGAGTTTGGAAGGCCAATGAGAATGCAGGGTCTCCTAAGCAAGATAAAAATGTCAGTCCTCTAGGTCAAGTAGCACAAAACTTAGAGAACAGGCTATCTGTTTCTGACAACAACACTGACTGTGAAGCACAGCCTCCTAATTCCCTACCACGCACCTCAGTTGATTTGAAGGACAACTGTTCTCCTAGTGAAGCAGAAGAAACCCATGTCACGATTAAAGACAAGATGAATCCTGAAG GTGATATGGAGATTGCAAAAGAGATTGAAATTGTagctgaggaagaagagagtGTACTGGATGCTCCTTCTGAACCGAGTGGCGATGAGATTGAAATTGTGGATGACCAAAGTGGCAATGAGATTGAAATTGTGGATGATAAAAGATATTCAGAATGCTGGCAACGG GATTCTTATGAAGAGAGTCCAGGGCCATCTGCTTCATTAGCATCCCCATCCAGCTCTCCAACCACCAAATATGTTGAAGGTATGGACATTGCCATTGGCATACCAGAGCGGCCAAGTCCTGTTTCAGTTCTTGATTCACTATTCTCAGAGGATGAGATCAGCCCTTCAAAAAGCATTTCTCAATCTG TAGAGCTACCTATACAACCCCTACGGATCATATTTGAAGATCATGACTCTTCAGCCATAGATGAAGCTAACAATGCAAAAACTTGTACAGAAGACAAGGAACTAATATCAGATTTTGTAAAAGCAGTTATGCAAGCCTCCGGCTTCAACTGGGATGACTTCTGCATGAAGTGGCTTTCTTCAGACCAACTTATTGAACCATCATTGTGTGATGATGTAGAATTTTGTCCTAACCCGCTTTGCTATGACCAGAAGCTCCTTTTTGACTGTATCAATGAAGTTCTAGTGGAGGTTTGTGGGCGTTACTATGGTTGCTTCCCTTGGGTATCATCGGTGAAACCTATAAGGCCAGTGCCGGATATGAAGACTGCTATACATGAGGTTTGGGTAGAAGTACACTGGCATCTCAGTCCGCTTCCATTGCCTCATACTTTGGACCAGATAGTGACAAAGGACTTGTCAAGAACCGGAGCGTGGATGGACCTTCGATTTGATACTGAAACCATTGGTGTTGACATGGGTGAAGCCATTCTCCAAGACTTGATCGAAGAAATCATATTAAGCTATGCCGATGAAAGTCCCAAAAGTGAAGATGCTATAGTCTCTGATGAATTAAAGCTAACAGAGAGCATTCTCAACCTGTAA